In a genomic window of Tachysurus vachellii isolate PV-2020 chromosome 13, HZAU_Pvac_v1, whole genome shotgun sequence:
- the LOC132856325 gene encoding uncharacterized protein LOC132856325 produces MLQFETLLLRQLQKQQNRDEFCDTVLQTQGVSVPVHSCVLSAFSSRFYGTLSSMPVPTAGQRRLIELQAVDACTLLSLVSLLYSGQLHENREQVLSAAQMLGIELPQWEEEEERYGVKVGRRKEREDDDQGIEKEVDAREWEDRMTRRMEESSAREKEKIRESGTQTECGRETDERGAQTALTCSESQSIQTVYLIDPSTYPSNQETGSCMDIQNTALALQAIHPERTSTTRDVLALAPPTGDSHPVSESACVSQIFLYSLETSQHQTSNSVTLHPHNSFLEQSLVVPADGADAVNDLKQFEGNLPGFINYFLDSTNSQNVGRRGEGCVREGARGVQVVNRARAKSRGTAGGSAIERVRCTGGGRRQRHMERWGLAARLAQQGQGGGRVGRLLETRSTRKRRMRAFQRRQGREALMEAGEARGRGRQRQRGKTGTFAGSEEQNDPVRKRRPRGRPRVRPLPPISRSFTTMTTTKQVNQTVDPIELDLLHSVTPVPAARMEPVQPIDTLLDDIMTGLHFLPQSENQTNQHGLMSTTTFSGPPISKATYPSSHFSKPADAKQHLEGEFGDILDHFLSTFDEHVGCCGIDGGDEALQDKFNAGTDKSDTSIDPLSNTSKTFTQIQPHNPQKSHHQKTEANFLHTSSTLGTKPQTTVNPSIAETNNDQDGRIRRSKVEKPSRDQNILHQFENQRLTRSQSMKRKLETALISLQNPFKRKRKEKVSAEMKKRQRNCREQSKACVNKKGVKNQDKTNKNKAKQVCKEKSQKQRRPRRNQRSAEKKSHRIDGFNKREKTHQKRRPGTNSHCEKKKKSRQDHVEAERKSNGFQAGQSSVKSQIEGTCFEQASSAVEKVRMLLQLEDKEEDEGANKSVEIHQENNRGDGSLVNHKCISEERLPVENRSYFMQGHLDEIQQPERDGRIMVKGEFGGQKRMNSIVELRQKRGNKRRMADGLRNEEKMSEENSAPFQLHLPSSTEENKDSEDTISTTESVTNVFGSWPGDPVSALGSHLYRSAVVPLSTQSALHKMDDLTLNVGDAPRLMSAARLSHAQSCQELLSPHKSMKGSQQLARSPVDEEDDVDVLEVSNTNSELPAVSIVVLEVDSSPGEEEVEEDFEIDVLGLEPD; encoded by the exons ATGCTGCAGTTTGAGACATTGCTACTGAGACAGTTGCAGAAGCAGCAGAACAGGGATGAATTCTGTGACACTGTCCTACAGACACAAG GTGTGTCAGTGCCAGTACATAGCTGTGTGCTGTCTGCCTTCAGTTCCAGGTTCTATGGCACTCTGTCCTCTATGCCAGTGCCCACGGCCGGGCAGAGAAGGTTAATCGAGCTCCAGGCTGTGGATGCATGCACACTGCTCAGCTTGGTTAGTCTGCTCTACTCAGGTCAGTTACATGAGAACAGAGAACAAGTTCTCTCAGCTGCACAAATGTTGGGCATTGAGTTACCTCAgtgggaagaagaagaagagagataTGGAGTCAAAGtgggaagaagaaaagaaagagaggatgATGACCAAGGGATAGAGAAAGAGGTGGATGCCCGAGAGTGGGAGGATAGGATGACCAGAAGAATGGAAGAGAGCAGTGcaagggagaaagaaaagataagaGAGAGTGGTACACAGACCGAGTgtgggagagaaacagatgagagAGGTGCACAAACAGCTCTCACATGCTCAGAGTCTCAAAGCATTCAGACTGTCTATCTGATTGACCCATCAACATACCCCAGCAATCAGGAGACTGGCAGTTGCATGGATATCCAGAATACAGCTTTGGCATTGCAGGCAATCCATCCAGAAAGGACATCGACCACTCGTGATGTGTTAGCCTTAGCCCCTCCCACAGGAGACAGTCACCCAGTGAGTGaatctgcctgtgtgtctcaaATATTCCTATATTCCTTGGAAACCTCACAACACCAAACTTCCAATTCTGTCACTCTCCACCCGCATAATAGCTTTTTGGAGCAATCATTGGTTGTGCCAGCTGATGGAGCTGATGCTGTAAATGACCTAAAACAGTTTGAAGGAAACCTACCTGGCTTCATCAACTACTTTCTGGATTCCACCAACTCCCAGAATGTAGGCAGACGGGGAGAGGGCTGTGTAAGGGAAGGGGCCAGAGGAGTGCAAGTGGTTAATAGAGCAAGAGCAAAATCCAGAGGGACAGCTGGAGGGTCAGCGATAGAAAGGGTGCGATGTacaggaggaggaaggaggCAAAGGCACATGGAAAGATGGGGATTGGCGGCAAGGTTAGCACAGCAGGGTCAGGGTGGAGGTAGAGTCGGCAGACTCCTGGAAACCAGATCAACAAGGAAGAGACGAATGAGAGCATTCCAGAGACGGCAAGGCAGAGAGGCATTGATGGAAGCAGGAGAGGCAAGAGGAAGAGGCAGGCAAAGACAGAGAGGCAAGACAGGCACATTTGCAGGCAGTGAGGAGCAG aatgacCCTGTACGCAAACGCAGGCCAAGAGGTCGTCCTCGTGTACGCCCTCTACCTCCAATTTCCCGTAGTTttacaacaatgacaacaaccAAACAGGTCAACCAAACTGTGGATCCTATAGAACTTGACCTGTTACACTCGGTGACCCCCGTGCCGGCTGCTCGCATGGAGCCCGTTCAGCCCATTGACACACTCCTAGATGACATCATGACCGGCCTTCATTTTCTTCCTCAATCAGAAAATCAAACCAATCAACATGGTCTCATGAGCACCACAACATTTAGTGGTCCACCAATTTCAAAGGCTACATATCCCAGCAGTCATTTTTCAAAACCCGCAGATGCAAAGCAGCATTTGGAAGGAGAATTTGGTGATATCCTTGATCACTTTCTGAGTACCTTTGACGAGCATGTTGGTTGCTGTGGTATAGATGGGGGTGATGAGGCATTGCAAGACAAATTTAATGCAGGCACTGATAAATCAGACACCAGCATAGATCCATTGAGCAACActtcaaaaacatttacacagatACAACCTCACAATCCACAAAAAAGTCATCATCAAAAAACAGAAGCAAACTTTTTACACACCTCAAGCACACTTGGCACTAAACCACAAACAACGGTGAACCCATCAATAGCGGAAACAAACAACGACCAAGATGGCCGAATACGTAGGTCGAAAGTGGAGAAACCATCCAGAGACCAGAACATTTTGCATCAGTTTGAAAACCAAAGGTTGACTAGAAGCCAGAGCATGAAGAGAAAACTGGAAACAGCCTTAATTAGTCTACAAAACCCATTTAAGAGGAAGCGCAAAGAAAAAGTGAGTGCTGAAATGAAGAAAAGGCAAAGGAACTGCCGTGAGCAATCTAAAGCATGTGTGAACAAAAAGGGAGTAAAAAACCAGgacaaaaccaacaaaaataaagctaaacaagtttgcaaagaaaaaagtcaaaaacaaaGACGTCCAAGACGAAACCAGAGgagtgctgaaaaaaaaagtcacagaatAGATGGTTTTAATAAAAGGGAGAAGACACACCAAAAAAGAAGACCTGGAACTAATAGCCAttgtgagaagaagaagaagagtagaCAAGATCATGTAGAGGCAGAACGTAAATCTAATGGTTTCCAGGCTGGTCAGTCATCTGTAAAGAGCCAAATAGAAGGAACCTGTTTTGAGCAAGCTTCTTCAGCTGTGGAGAAGGTACGAATGCTTTTACAGCTCGAAGATAAAGAAGAGGATGAAGGAGCAAATAAGAGTGTGGAAATACACCAGGAAAATAATAGAGGCGATGGAAGCTTGGTCAATCATAAATGCATATCTGAAGAAAGACTCCCTGTTGAAAACAGATCATATTTTATGCAAGGTCATCTGGATGAGATTCAGCAGCCAGAACGTGATGGAAGAATAATGGTTAAGGGAGAGTTTGGGGGACAGAAGAGAATGAACAGTATAGTAGAATTGAGACAGAAGCGAGGTAACAAAAGAAGAATGGCTGATGGACTGAGGAACGAAGAAAAGATGAGTGAAGAAAACAGTGCACCTTTCCAGCTGCATCTGCCTTCAAGTACAG aagaaaataaagactCTGAGGATACCATCAGCACTACAGAATCAGTCACAAACGTATTCGGTTCATGGCCAGGTGATCCAGTCTCAGCTCTAGGTTCACATTTGTACCGAAGTGCAGTTGTGCCACTTTCTACACAAAGCGCCCTGCACAAAATGGATGACTTAACTTTGAACGTAGGAGATGCGCCCCGGCTCATGTCTGCCGCACGACTCTCACACGCACAATCCTGCCAAGAGCTGCTCAGCCCACACAAATCCATGAAAGGCTCACAACAGTTGGCAAGGAGTCCTGtggatgaagaagatgatgtgGATGTACTGGAGGTGTCTAACACAAACTCTGAGCTGCCTGCTGTGTCGATTGTGGTCTTGGAGGTGGACTCAAGCCCCGGGGAGGAGGAAGTGGAAGAAGATTTTGAGATTGATGTGCTCGGTCTAGAACCAGATTAG